One window of the Desulfatiglans sp. genome contains the following:
- a CDS encoding MinD/ParA family protein: protein MARIITVTSGKGGVGKTNISVNVSLYLASLGYSTCLFDADMGLANVDILLGYYPEYTLEDVLSGKKSMKDIIVRGPAGLDIIPGGSGVKMLADPEQGNIEYLVKSLSELGEYDYFIFDTSAGISKNVISFCLTSPEIVLVMTPEPTSITDAYALLKILCFNRVSSTVMVAINQCMSMEVAYKLFAKFREVVQKNLKMDIFPLGTIPLDPHVLKAVKEQEPLITRYPASDAAKGVKNLARYLISKGSTELNNFELKDFWQKCLERLSDDLVLSGKKVQKPQAQAPEELSIEQKKRLREGEKEAAVKEVKETKPPETVFEKATEKPADKVTEIVPDIVIERPSVKPNHLDTGSVLNVLEKLAKGITSVSNELAAIRRLMEDDKKRAAGR from the coding sequence ATGGCAAGGATAATTACAGTAACAAGCGGAAAGGGTGGGGTGGGCAAAACCAATATCAGCGTCAATGTGTCGCTTTATCTTGCAAGTCTGGGGTACAGCACATGCCTGTTTGATGCGGATATGGGCCTTGCAAATGTTGATATCCTGCTAGGGTATTACCCTGAGTATACCCTCGAAGATGTTCTTTCCGGCAAAAAATCCATGAAGGATATTATTGTCAGGGGGCCGGCAGGGCTTGATATAATACCGGGCGGTTCAGGTGTTAAAATGCTGGCCGACCCGGAACAGGGCAATATAGAGTATCTGGTAAAATCCCTTTCCGAGCTGGGCGAGTATGACTATTTTATATTTGATACATCCGCAGGTATATCAAAAAATGTAATATCCTTTTGTCTTACATCTCCTGAGATTGTGCTGGTTATGACCCCTGAACCCACATCTATAACAGATGCATATGCGCTGCTTAAAATACTTTGCTTCAACAGGGTAAGCAGCACAGTGATGGTTGCCATAAATCAGTGCATGAGCATGGAGGTGGCATATAAACTGTTTGCCAAGTTCAGGGAGGTGGTGCAGAAAAATCTCAAGATGGATATATTTCCGCTCGGGACCATACCTCTTGATCCTCATGTGCTAAAGGCAGTAAAGGAGCAGGAGCCGCTCATAACACGTTATCCTGCAAGCGATGCAGCAAAGGGTGTGAAGAATCTAGCGCGTTACCTTATCAGTAAAGGGAGCACAGAGCTTAATAATTTTGAATTAAAGGATTTCTGGCAAAAGTGTCTGGAACGGCTTTCTGACGATCTGGTGCTTTCAGGGAAAAAGGTGCAAAAGCCACAAGCGCAAGCGCCGGAGGAACTTTCAATTGAACAGAAAAAGAGGCTTAGAGAAGGAGAAAAGGAGGCTGCTGTTAAAGAGGTTAAAGAGACAAAGCCCCCTGAAACAGTTTTTGAAAAGGCCACTGAAAAGCCTGCTGATAAGGTGACTGAAATAGTACCGGATATTGTTATTGAAAGACCTTCTGTAAAGCCTAATCATCTGGATACAGGGTCTGTCTTAAACGTACTTGAGAAACTTGCAAAGGGGATCACCTCTGTTTCCAATGAACTCGCTGCTATCCGCAGGTTAATGGAGGATGATAAAAAGAGGGCGGCTGGAAGATAA
- a CDS encoding GTPase domain-containing protein: MTFINFNKKEIQAKIVYYGPGRCGKTTNLEFIHKEYRDRIKTEMVTIKTKGDRTLFFDFLPLNVGKIKGYSLNLQLYTVPGQVMYNETRKLVLRGADGIVFVADSLAMRKDKNMESLKNLQENLSVYNKNIFKIPLVMQFNKRDLEKIGIPLTPVDVLQKSLNTKLNVPYFEASAANGDNVIATLKSIITLTVNSISKELQ; the protein is encoded by the coding sequence TTGACATTCATAAATTTTAATAAAAAAGAGATTCAGGCGAAGATAGTCTATTATGGGCCAGGAAGGTGTGGCAAGACGACCAATCTTGAATTCATACACAAGGAATACAGGGACAGGATCAAAACCGAGATGGTAACAATCAAAACTAAGGGTGACAGGACCCTGTTTTTTGATTTTCTGCCACTTAATGTCGGTAAGATAAAGGGGTATTCCCTTAACCTTCAACTTTATACAGTGCCCGGTCAGGTGATGTACAATGAAACAAGAAAGCTTGTCTTAAGGGGCGCTGACGGCATTGTATTTGTGGCTGATTCTCTTGCAATGAGAAAAGATAAAAACATGGAGTCATTAAAGAACCTTCAGGAGAACCTGAGTGTCTATAATAAGAATATCTTCAAGATCCCGCTGGTTATGCAGTTCAACAAGAGGGATCTTGAAAAAATAGGCATACCTTTAACGCCAGTTGATGTGCTTCAAAAAAGCCTCAACACCAAACTGAATGTTCCATATTTTGAGGCAAGCGCCGCAAACGGAGACAACGTAATTGCTACGCTTAAGTCAATAATAACCCTTACGGTTAACTCGATTTCAAAAGAACTGCAATAG